From the genome of Sporocytophaga myxococcoides DSM 11118:
AAGCTGTTCGGTGGAAATTCAAACTGGAGAGGACCCATATGGTTTCCTGTGAACTTCCTGCTGATCGAATCTCTGAATAAATTTTACCATTATTTCGGAGATGACTATAAAGTAGAATATCCGGTAGGTTCTGGAAATCTATTAAATCTTAATGAGATCGCTCATCATCTTGGAGATCGTCTTATTAAGTTGTTTACAATGAATGCAGAAGGTAAAAGGCCTGTATTTGGGAATGTAGACAAGTTAAACAAAGATCCTAATTTTAAAGACTACATCCTTTTTTACGAATATTTCCACGGTGATTCAGGCAAAGGACTGGGAGCTTCTCATCAGACAGGCTGGACGGGACTTGTAAGTGAATTGATATCTCAGAAATATGAATTTCTAAATCAAAAGAAAGTTTAGATTCTAATAATGAGCTTGTCCGGAAAGGAATCATCAGATTCTTGTTCTCCGGACAAGTCATCTTTTGTACTCTGTATTAACCTCTTTGAATCAAGAACCTGAGTCCAAATGAAATGTTTAACTACAACCTGTTTATAGCCTTTATACTGGTGCCAGATTTGGATTTTTTGTTGATGCCTATCCACCAATTTCGGGACAGTATATCTTAAACCGCCGACCAATATTGCCATTCATAGCTAATGAAGAGTAGGCATAGAATTACATTAATCGAAAGGTTATACTGTTTTATAATTTTTGGAGTATTTGTATTTTGTAGATGTTTGTTATTTATTTTTTTATACAAGGTGTTTAGCATCACTAAGCTTTGTCGATTTTGATATGGTATTTTTCTTACAATAATTATATATAATATTTGATGGGTTAAGTTTTTTGTCGAATCAGATAAACAATAATTGTATTTGTAGTTTTAAATCTGGAAATTTTACAAAAAAAAATTAAAAACCTTCAATTATGAAGCACTTCTCCTTCATTAGAAATATAGCTTTTCTAATATTATTTTTTTGCTGGCAGAATAGCTTTGCTCAATATCCTGCAGGTTCGCCTGTTGCCATGAATGGTAAACTTAAGGTTGTAGGATCTCAATTGACAAGTGAATGCGGGAATCCTGTACAACTTAAGGGATTCAGCACTCATGGTGTGCAATGGTTTTCTAATTGTGTGAAAACTTCAGCATTGGATGAGCTGGTCAACAACTGGGGAATAGATATTTTCCGTCTTGCAATGTATGTGCAGGAACAAGGCTATATTACCAAACCGGATTACTGGAAATCATATATCGATACATGGGTGGATGAATGTGAGAAAAGAGGTGTTTATTGTATGATTGACTGGCATGTTCTGAATCCCGGTGATCCGAATGCTAATCTGACTGAATCTAAAGATTTCTGGACTTACATGGCCACTAAACACGGTGGAAAGAAACACGTGCTGTTCGAAATCTGTAATGAGCCAAATGGTGTAAGCTGGTCTACAGTGAAGACCTATGCGAACGCAGTTATTCCCGTCATCAGAGCTATTGATCCAAATACGATTATAATTGTTGGTACTCCAAACTGGAGTCAGGATGTGGACATAGCAGCAAATGATCCTTTGAATTACACTAATATAATGTATACACTACATTTTTATAGCGGTTCCCATTTTCAGTCTTTAAGAGATAAGGGGAATGCTGCAATTGCAAAGGGTAAAGCGCTTTTTGTAACTGAATGCGGTTCTTCGGATGCAAGCGGTAACGGTGGTCCTTACCTTTCAGAATTCGATAATTGGATAAGCTGGATGAATTCGAAGAAGATCAGTTGGATCAACTGGAGCTATTCTGATAAAGCGGAAAGCTCAGCTGCACTTAGTCCTGGTGCTTGTAATGCAAATGCCTGGAATAATCTTACGCAGTCTGGAACATATATGAAAGCTAAATTATCCGTTGCTGATAATTTTATTTCTTGTGTGGTAAATACTCCTCCAACAGTTTCAATAACTTCTCCTGCGAACAATGCAACATACGCAGCTGGTGCGAGCATAACATTGACAGCAAGTGCTTCAGATGCAGATGGTCAAATCAGTAAAGTAGAATTCTATAATGGTACCACATTGCTGGGCTCCTCAACTACTTCTCCTTATGCATATACCTGGGCCGGAGTAGCTGCAGGAACTTACACTATAACAGCAAAAGCTACCGACAATGGTGGCTCAATAACTACTTCTACTGCAATTGCTATTGTGGTAAATGCGAATAAAGTTCCCACAGTTTCAATAACAGCTCCTGTAAACAATGCAACTTTTGAAGGTGGGACGAACATAACACTGACGGCTAGTGCAGTAGATGCAGATGGTACGGTCAGCAAGGTAGAATTTTATAATGGTACCACATTGCTGGGTTCAGCAACTACTTCTCCTTATACTTATATTTGGACAGGTGTTGCTCCTGGAAATTATTCTATAACGGCTAAGGCTACTGATGATAAAGGAGGTATTGGCAGTTCAACTGCTATAAAGATTACTGTAACAGTCCCTCAAACTCCTTATGGCGGTAAAGTTTGGCCAATTGCAGGAAGGATAGAAGCTGAGAACTATGATCTGGGAGGAAGCGGTCTTGGGTATTCTGATTCTGATGCTGGGAATGCTGGTTCTGCTTTCAGAACAGACGATGTTGATATTGAAGCGTCAACAGATGCAGGGGGAGGTTATAATGTTGGTTGGACAGTAGCCGGCGAATGGTTGGAGTATTCTGTAAATGTGTCAGAGGCAGGAAAATATGATTTTAAGGTAAGGGTAGCTGCTGCAGCAGCAGGCAAAAGCATGCATATTGAAATGAATGGTATTAATGTTACTGGTGCAATCACAATTCCTAATACAGGTGATTTTCAAGCATGGCAGACAGTTACGATTCCCGCAATTTCTTTAACTACCGGAAATCAAATCATGAAAATTGTATTCGATTCGGATGAGATAAACCTTAATTATGTCGACGTATCTGCTGTTAATAAAGCTCCTGTTGTGAGTATTACAGCCCCTTTAAATAATACCTCTTACGTTGCAGCTGCATCATTTACAATCACAGCCAATGCGACTGATTCAGATGGAAATATTACCAAAGTTGAGTTTTACAATGGCACTGCTTTATTAGGAAGCGATGCAACATCTCCGTTCTCCTACGACTGGAATAATGTTGCTGCTGGTACATATACTATTACTGCAAAAGCTACAGATAATAGTGGTGCATCAACTGTAAGTTCAGTCATTACTGTTGTTGTGAATGCGAATAAACTTCCATCTGTTTCATTGACAGCTCCAGGAAATAATACAGAACTAGTTCTTGCGGCTCCAGCTTCGAATCTTTCATTGACAGCTTCTGCTTCAGATACAGATGGATCCATTGTTAAAGTTGAGTTTTATAATGGAAGCACATTGCTTGGAACAGACAATACATCTCCCTATGTTTATACATTAGCTACTTTGTCGGCAGGTACTTATACCATAACAGCGAAGGCTACAGACGATAAAGGCGGAGTGTCAACCTCAAATGCCGTGACTCTTATTGCAAATCAGGCGCCTACAGTTTCAATTACATCCCCTTTAAACAATGTCTCTTTTGTAGCCCTTGCAGATATCACTATTACTGCGGATGCGTCTGACGCAGAAGGGATGCTTTCTAAAGTTGAGTTTTATAACGGTACCACCTTGCTTGGTTCTGATTTGACTGCTCCATATAGCTATATCTGGAACGGTGTTGCTGCTGGAACATATAATATCACAGCAAAAGCTACAGATAATTATGGAGCTACGCTCACAAGTGATGTAGTTAAAATAACTGTAAATGCAAATAAACTACCATCTGTTTTCATCACAGCACCAGTAAGTAACACAGTTCTACAGGCTCCTGCAACTAATGTTGTATTGTCCGCAGACGCTGCAGACTCTGACGGTACGATTACTAAAGTTGAATTTTATAATGGTAGCACACTATTAGGAGCAGATGCTTCATCTCCATATAGTTTCACGTGGGCTTCTATAGCTGCCGGTAAATACACCATTACAGCTAAAGCAATTGATGATAAAGGAGGAGTGACAGTTTCTACTGCTGTTTTATTGGTTGTTAATAAGGCACCTTCGGCAGCAATAACATCACCATCAAACAATGCATCCTTTGTAGCTCCAGCTTTAGTTACAATAAGCGCTGATGCAAAAGATTCAGATGGTTCTGTGGCTAAAGTTGAATTTTATTCAGGGGGTACTTTAATAGGAACAGATCTTATTGCTCCTTATACCTTTACTTTATCTGATTTGCCTGTGGGTACTTATACGATCACAATCAAAGCAACAGACAATGATGGAGCAGCAACAACCAGTTCTACAGTATCATTTAAAGTGAATGAAAATCAACCTTCTGTGATTCTGGTAAACTCTCCGGCAAATAATACTACAGTTAAAGTTGGCTCATCTGTTAATTTTGATATTTCAGTAGTTGATCCTGATGGAAGCATTGCAAAGGTTGAATATTATGATGGAACAATTTTAATAGGAACCTCAACTTCTGCTCCTTTTAATATTAACTGGACATTTACAGGAACAGGGGCGCATAACATCACTATTAAGGTTACTGATGGCAATGGCGGGGTAACAATTTCATCTCCGATAGCATTGACAGCAGTAACTAATCAATCACCTACGGTGAAAATCACATCTCCAAAGAATAATGCTATATTACTTTCTTCTGAGGAAATAATTTTAACAGCAGATGCAGCAGATGCAGATGGAAATGTGTCAAAAGTAGAATTTTATAATGGAAGCACTCTCTTAGGTTCCGCTTTTAACGCTCCTTACGAATTTACATGGCTAAATCCAGGTGATGGCATTTATACAATCATTGCAGTTGCGGTAGATGACAACGGAGTAAAGATGCCATCAGTTCCTGTGACCATTAATGTGGCTCCGGTAATATCTGGAATTCACTCCGGAACATCATTGTCACAATTAAAATTATATCCTAATCCTAGTTATACAGATTTCAAATTTGTAGTAAATGAAGACATCGAAAGTTATTCGGTTGTAAATCTTCTGGGAGAAACGGTTTCTTCAGAAGGAAGAGTTTCCGGCGGACAGGAAATAACTTTGGGAGAGGATCTGGCGCAGGGAGCATATGTTTTAAAAGTAATCTATGCTTCTGGTAAAAAGGAGGCTGTAAGGATGATTAAGATAAAGTAAAAATATAGGTAGTTCCATTTATAAAAAAAGCGGATCGTACAAAGTATGGTCCGCTTTTTTTTGTAATGAATAAAAACTGTTGGTTGAATCTCTTAATTATTCTTTTCCTTTCTCTCCAACAAACACCTGTGATGAATTTTTAAATAATATATTGAATGTTGTTAAAGAACCGTAGATACGAGTGATATACTGCTGCATATCTACTTTTTCATTATCCGTCATGACAGGGTGGGCATTAATCTTTTGTTCCAGAACTCTTAATCGGTCCCTAAGCATTACGATTTTATGAAAGAAAGTATCAAGAGGTACTTCTTTTGGCTTTACTGAATCATCATAGGATTTAATAATCAATGTGCCTTTTTTCCATTTGTCCGCAATATGTACTACTTCCGAAAGATCTGACCATTTTCTGAGAATGCCAATCAAGGTAGTTTCAACATCATCAGTGCTTATCATTCGTTCTTCCGGAGCAAGCAGTTCCAGTACTTCTATTTCTTCGGTATCTTTAGGAATTTCAATGATGCCTTTGCCAAAAAAGCTGATCCTGTAATTTCCCAGTTTTGTTCCGGCAACTATTCCCTCGCCGAATCTATTGTGATTAATTCTGGAACCAACGCCTAGTATTCTTTCCATTTTTTGTAAAATATTGTTTGAAGATTGTTAAGGTAAAACAAGAGTTATTAAAAATCAAATTTTTAAAATTAACGTCACAGATTATACCTTTTGCTTTGAATCCTTAAGTTGCTTTTAATAATTATTTCAATTTCTGAACCATCAACTTTTTCGTTTAATGTTAACTTTAAATTACCTACAAATGCACCTTTTGTTAGGAAACTGAAAGAAGTTTTTTGGGGATTATATAGATGTATAATATTTATGATGGGATAATAAATTTGGTAAATTGTTAAATCTATAATAAGTATTCTAATCTATATAATTCCTGAAGCCATGGCTTTCTTTAGCAGGTCACCAGATCTTTTACACTCATCTTCCTTTTTTTTATTGCTTTTTAGTATAGATCCTTTTTCAGAAAGAGGAGAAGGGCTTTTGTTTACCTAAAAAAATAGGTTGCTCAATGAATTACTTGATGCGTAATCTAAAAAATGAAAGAAGATGTTGAAAGCCTTGGAAAAGCAGAGATTCTTTATAATAATCCTGCTTTAATTGCTGCTTTCATCAAATCTCCGGATCTTTTTACATCCATTTTCTTTAACATATTTTTTCTGTGCTTATACACGGTATGCAGGCTGATGAAAAGAGCATCTGCAATTTCTCTGCTTGAAAACCCCTGACTCATGAGGTGTAAAATTTCAATTTCCCTTTCTGTCAAATTGGTTGATTCCTCATCACATAGGAAGGACTCTTTGTATATATTGTGATAAATGCCATCTTGATTTTTTTGAGCAATCACAAAGGTGATAAAATTGTCATTTTTGAAATCATGAATGTCTGTCACCTGTTTTAGCAGCCAGTGTGGATTATTATCTTCATTTTGTCTCACAACAGTGATTTGATTCAGATACCACCTTTGAGAGCCATCTTTGTGGCTCATTAATGCAGAGAATGAGATTTTCAGATCCATTAGTGTTCCCGAATGTTTATGCTGGTTAAAAAACTTAAACATTGTAGGGAATATTTTATCCAGTATTATTTTAAGCTGATTGGGCGCAAATAAAGAGAAAGTTTTTCTGAAACCTTCTTTATATATATCAGATGGCTCATGGCCTAGAATAGCAAGGATATTGTCACTTACAAATAGATATTCCTGAGTTAAAATATCTATAACACAAATTATGTTAGGGGAATGTTTCAGATGTGGATATATCTCCTGAAGCCTTTTTATTTTTTCAATATGATAATATATATCAGGCTCATTTGCCAAAGAAGCAATCTCGTCATTGATCACATTCAGTTCAGTATATCTTTTCTGCAAGTTTGTAACACCCATAGAAGAATAAGTTTAGTTATAAAAAAGGTTTTGTAAAAAAATAGATTGAACAGTGAAAAGGTACGATATATTAGGTGATAATAATAATAAATTTGCTGGAATTCTTTAGGGTTAGCAAAAAAAAAACGGCAGATTCAAATAAATGAATCTACCGTTTAGTTTAGTCGAGTTTAAAAAAATAGCTGATTGAACTTCCCAAGTATTACTTAATAATCACAATACAAAAATTGTAAAATATTGATCTTAGGTCAATAACCATTAGTGGTTATTTTTAATGATAGACTGAGCAATTCGAAAAGGATTTATTAAAAAACTTTTAAAGTAGGAGAACTCTGTTGATTTTTAGAAGAAGGATAATAATTGAAAGTTTGATTCACGAGTATTGATGAATCTTATCATTCATCAATACTCGTGAAAGGAATATAAAAAAATGGTTTTACAAAAGCGGAATTGTTGTTATCAAACAATACCTGCACTTAAAGCTTTCTTTAATAGATCTCCTGATCTTTTAACATTCAATTTTTTTAACATATTTTTTCTATGTTTATAATAGTATGCTCGCTGACAAATAAGTAGCCTGCAATTTCTTTACTGGTGAGGCCTTGTCCCATAAGATTCAGTACTTCAACTTCTCTTTCAGAAAGAATATTTTTTTGATCTCCACATAAAAAGGTCCTCTTCATGATATTTATATAAACTCCCTTCTTATCTTTTTTGTGAACAGAAAAGGTGATATTTTCATCATTTTTGAATTGATGGATATCAGTCATTTGATTTATTAAAATGCGGGCATTGTTGTTCTAATCTCTTGATATAACCGTTACTTGATGATGGAACTATCTTTGAGAGCCGTCTTTATGATTGAGTTTGATGCTGTATGTGGATTTTATATCTTCAATTTCGCTACCTCAGACGTACCTGTCAAAAGTCATTGGCATCGTGGTAGGTAGATGGGGTTAAAGTGAATGGTCTAGGATTAACATTGACAATCGCATAATTTGATTTAGTTGTTCCACAAACATCAGTGGCTGTTACTGTGTATGATGTAGTATTTAAGAGCATTACTGTCATTGAGGAACCTGTGGAAGCGTTAGATTTCCATTTATATTTCAGGTCCAGGTTTGATGAAGCATTAAGTGTTGTTTTGGTGCCGCAGGTTAACGAGGTATTCCCAGAAATATTTATTGGCCAGTCATTAACCCGATAAACACCTTCTCCAGAATTCCCATGAAGGGTGCTTATATAGCTACATGCTTCATGACTGCCTTTAATTTTTTCAAATTTTGCTACAACCGCATATTGCAAAATATCTCTGTTATTGGG
Proteins encoded in this window:
- a CDS encoding Ig-like domain-containing protein; protein product: MKHFSFIRNIAFLILFFCWQNSFAQYPAGSPVAMNGKLKVVGSQLTSECGNPVQLKGFSTHGVQWFSNCVKTSALDELVNNWGIDIFRLAMYVQEQGYITKPDYWKSYIDTWVDECEKRGVYCMIDWHVLNPGDPNANLTESKDFWTYMATKHGGKKHVLFEICNEPNGVSWSTVKTYANAVIPVIRAIDPNTIIIVGTPNWSQDVDIAANDPLNYTNIMYTLHFYSGSHFQSLRDKGNAAIAKGKALFVTECGSSDASGNGGPYLSEFDNWISWMNSKKISWINWSYSDKAESSAALSPGACNANAWNNLTQSGTYMKAKLSVADNFISCVVNTPPTVSITSPANNATYAAGASITLTASASDADGQISKVEFYNGTTLLGSSTTSPYAYTWAGVAAGTYTITAKATDNGGSITTSTAIAIVVNANKVPTVSITAPVNNATFEGGTNITLTASAVDADGTVSKVEFYNGTTLLGSATTSPYTYIWTGVAPGNYSITAKATDDKGGIGSSTAIKITVTVPQTPYGGKVWPIAGRIEAENYDLGGSGLGYSDSDAGNAGSAFRTDDVDIEASTDAGGGYNVGWTVAGEWLEYSVNVSEAGKYDFKVRVAAAAAGKSMHIEMNGINVTGAITIPNTGDFQAWQTVTIPAISLTTGNQIMKIVFDSDEINLNYVDVSAVNKAPVVSITAPLNNTSYVAAASFTITANATDSDGNITKVEFYNGTALLGSDATSPFSYDWNNVAAGTYTITAKATDNSGASTVSSVITVVVNANKLPSVSLTAPGNNTELVLAAPASNLSLTASASDTDGSIVKVEFYNGSTLLGTDNTSPYVYTLATLSAGTYTITAKATDDKGGVSTSNAVTLIANQAPTVSITSPLNNVSFVALADITITADASDAEGMLSKVEFYNGTTLLGSDLTAPYSYIWNGVAAGTYNITAKATDNYGATLTSDVVKITVNANKLPSVFITAPVSNTVLQAPATNVVLSADAADSDGTITKVEFYNGSTLLGADASSPYSFTWASIAAGKYTITAKAIDDKGGVTVSTAVLLVVNKAPSAAITSPSNNASFVAPALVTISADAKDSDGSVAKVEFYSGGTLIGTDLIAPYTFTLSDLPVGTYTITIKATDNDGAATTSSTVSFKVNENQPSVILVNSPANNTTVKVGSSVNFDISVVDPDGSIAKVEYYDGTILIGTSTSAPFNINWTFTGTGAHNITIKVTDGNGGVTISSPIALTAVTNQSPTVKITSPKNNAILLSSEEIILTADAADADGNVSKVEFYNGSTLLGSAFNAPYEFTWLNPGDGIYTIIAVAVDDNGVKMPSVPVTINVAPVISGIHSGTSLSQLKLYPNPSYTDFKFVVNEDIESYSVVNLLGETVSSEGRVSGGQEITLGEDLAQGAYVLKVIYASGKKEAVRMIKIK
- a CDS encoding response regulator transcription factor, giving the protein MGVTNLQKRYTELNVINDEIASLANEPDIYYHIEKIKRLQEIYPHLKHSPNIICVIDILTQEYLFVSDNILAILGHEPSDIYKEGFRKTFSLFAPNQLKIILDKIFPTMFKFFNQHKHSGTLMDLKISFSALMSHKDGSQRWYLNQITVVRQNEDNNPHWLLKQVTDIHDFKNDNFITFVIAQKNQDGIYHNIYKESFLCDEESTNLTEREIEILHLMSQGFSSREIADALFISLHTVYKHRKNMLKKMDVKRSGDLMKAAIKAGLL
- a CDS encoding response regulator transcription factor — protein: MTDIHQFKNDENITFSVHKKDKKGVYINIMKRTFLCGDQKNILSEREVEVLNLMGQGLTSKEIAGYLFVSEHTIINIEKIC